aacctttcattTTTACAGCCTTATGCTGCTACTTTTTCTGGTTCCACAGACTTGGGTGATGGCCAGTTAACAGGGGACCTAGCAGCAGTCAGCTGTTGTAACTCAGGCTCTGGAGACCCAATTTTAGGACTTGCTGATTTTACTCTAGAAGCTGGTCTGGGCCAATCTATTGGTGTTTTTGCCCCTAGGCTGGGGGTCTTGGGTCGGTAGGAGGGGCTCAAGGGGGCGAGTTTAGGGCTAGCTCGAGTGATGGGCTCAGGGTTTTTGGCACCCGACCTAGAGCCATTGACTGCTAAATTGGAGGCAGTGATGGGATCCAGAGGACAGGATGTGATGGGGTCCAGGGGTTTGGGAGGGACACCTTCTAAGCCTTTGTCTGCTTCTCTGTCAGCTTTGATTGGCAGTGGGTCAGGTACCTGTTACGTGATATTAAACCACACCTTTAgtaatgtatttacattttaattaagattAGAAGACAAAATATCTGACACTGTAAGAAGCATCATTAAAGTAAGAGTCTCATGACTAAATATAAGTATTTTGCACcaactttttgaaaatcaataacaattaaataaaaatttgttaactTGCATACTCAGTGGAGATAAGTATACTGACTGCAGCACTCCCATGAAACCATGCAGGCATAAATTTTGATTGGTGcctactttcattttaatgttcaaGCTTTTTTAAATCAGTAACAGCAGTTTGAACAATTTCAGTAAATAGTAGCATTAATTCAGTAAAACCTAGTAATCATGTTATTAACAAATCATGACAGATTTAATCTTACATGGGGCCTTTTTAGTTTTCCTTTGATGATAATATCTCCATCTGTTTTGCATCTCTCCAGTCTGACCTGTGCATGGAATGTCCTGGCTGTGCTGTTCATCATCTTATTACCTATCAATTGAAATATCACATTAccgtacatgtactttataaatGATCATAAGAATAAACCTAGATCTAGCTTTGTGCAGATTTTTAACTGAAAAGCATCCATGCAAGTTATATGATGTACTTAAGAGGGCAAAGTGGTCGCGTTGTTACcataatttatattaatcaCCTTTGGAAGGAGAactttgtataaagatatagggaAATAGCTAATATGCTAATtagtaatttttatttactacaTAATAGTTAATGGCAAAAAACTTCAAATCTAAAATTTTTGGGTCAATCTGATGAGTAATTTGTTCACCATTCAACCtccttaaataagaaatatatatattcacttctttaataaaatgtatCAGTACATGTATGGTTCTAACATTCTATAAATCCAATAAAACCAGTAATTAAAATCTGAACAAGTTCAGTACAGTAGTAGAAAAGAAATGACAAGATCACAAACAGGTACCTGGGATATTTAGAGGCATGTCCCATGTTCCCACAAAGTTTCCCCAGGGAGATTCCCTTGACCTTTTGACTCCTGAAAGGAGATGACCTCTGTTGTTGGCAACAATTTGAGTGAACCCATCAAAAGCCCTTGgtctctgtaaaaaaaaaacccacacaattTTATGTCAGTTGTTATTGATTAATTCATGTAATTAATTGCAAGGCATAAAATGCTATAAATAAACAACTCCCTCAAAATACTCCCAAAAGCAAATTGTTTCAGcacttaaataaaattgttatttaatcCTTAAAGTACTATTCAAGATCACATGATAACGCTTTTACAGTTTATATTTTTGGCAAGAAATAATCTATTACTTCCTGACTATTCTAGAACATTCAAGTAAACAGGTTGAACAAGATctttgtgatatacatgtatacataacaATTACCAGTTTATTGATGTAAAGAACATTGCCATTACGtttaaatacagtaaacatGATAAAGTAATAAAAAGTTCCACTTGGTATAAGTTCTTACaattattttgctttttattcaatgtttgtaataatatttgaagcaataaaaatgaattgatgAATGTAATGACTGCCATTGACTTATTTGCCCTGGTTTTGACACTTACTGGTCGAAATTGTTTTGGAACCTCCCAGTTTTGCAAACGATGTGGATCAAATGCCTGGTCATACTGAAAAGGTACAAACAAGCACTTTTGAACACAATGGATTTATAGCACACAATGTCAATTTGAACtttgaatgttaattttttttaactgtataGGCTATTTAAACTTCCAAGTGCCAGCCTGAGCCTAAATTTAAGATATGCAACCCGAAAGAATTTTAAGCACAATTTTAAGTACAATCAAGCAAGAAAAAagtaacattttaacattttcaccTGTCAATATATTTTCCATTCAGATGTAATGCAGCAATAAATTAGCCTAGAGAGAATAACTGCACAGTATGTTATATTTCGCTGCAAGAATGGATGACTTtactgtatcatttttcttACCTGGTTAGCGCTAAAATGTAACGACATCACGATAGATTACACGATAACCAAGGATTGAATTACAGGTGATTATACGCGTTACTTCGTCGATGTGAACAGACTCCTCTTGTTCAGAGCCACTACCATAACAGAGCTGTCAGGTTGCTAAGGATGTCACAGTTCCGCACACATCGTTTATGACCCGAGAATTTccaaaacataaagaaaaaaatataaaccgaTAACTTTAATTCTTTTTGGAACAAGTATTTTGTCTATGATAGATAGAGtgatattgataattttattgtacatttattCTATAATTAGAAATCTTTTGACTGCGTAACGCTAACTTTCCTTCTACTTCCGGTTGAAAGACACGATGACACTCTTTCACTTCGGAAACTGTGTAGCTTTGGCATATGTCCCATACGCAATCGTTTACAAATGCTCCGGATTGTAAGTAATAATTTGAGCTAAAAAAATatgcccttaaaatatttttgttcattttgcaCATTTATATGAGAACCGACCGGGTGACTAGACCTATTCCGAATTTTCTCACTTGTCGGTACTCTTGTAGTTATTTAAACGCGTAACACCGGTTACCCCGAGTCCCCGACGACTAAACCATACTgcatatatttttgataatatatttataatttgaatgaaataactTTAACCAAGAATTAGGTTTCATCAATTCATTTTAGAATGAGTGGACTGgtacattgatgaattaaaacaGGCTACTTTATAGAATCTTAAGATATACATAACATGTCAACCTAGAACCGTTTAATGCACTAATAGAACGAGATAGAGGAAATAGTTTCTGTATAGTGCAATCAGATTTGTATCGTTTACATACTACTTTCAAACATGGGATTTTTTGACAGGGCAGAGTACAGTGCTTTTTGGAAATGTGTACAAGCCGGAGCAGCCTATCTATTCACACAGCTGTGTAAAATGCTGGTGTTAGCCACATTTTTCCCGTCAACAGAATTTTCTACTGGAGGAGTTGATGTACTTGGGGTATGTTTGAAATATTGCACATCACTGCATCAGGTGGTTTGATTTGCCCAATTTAATGAATACAGGCAGATCTTCATATGATACcaatactatagtctgtcccaaagTAGTTGGTGGAATGCAAATACTGTAAGAATTGCAAAATAAAAGCAAACAGtaatttacataatatacatgtatcatgacgTGATGTGTTTTTATTGGAATTTTAACATATTGAATAAGCTTTTATAGTTTAAAAAGCCAAAACAGATAAGTACATTAAATGATATGCATGTAGAATTGTAGATACAATGTATAATGGAATACACACCTATTCATATTATAAGTTACATATCTTATTTAATATTATGTTATTCTAATtacagtttttgttttgtgGTTTAGGAATTTCTGAAGTGCACTGTAGACTTGGCAGACCTCGTTGGCATTCACCTGGTGATGTCAAAAATAGCTGGTAAAGGGCAGCTGAAGTTTATGGTGGCAGGGCTGGGATGGGCAACAGCAGAATTACTCATGACCAGGTCAGTTATCAATGCAGTTGTTGACACAAGTAAAAGAGCTGTAATTATtataaggtttaaaaaaatgatcaagGATTTCTATTTTCTGTATTTCTGTTTTTTGTCTTCGTTTTTTAACAATCGGACTGTACAGGATGGACATTTTTATGCTTTGTAATTAAACATCTTATctgttatttcatttcatttattatataaaaaaaaatatttgagggTTTGAACattgaattcaatgaaatagatttataaattaaaataaatctatcTTATTTAACCCCGTTAAGCAGAGAATCACTGTTAAAGGATAGTAAGGATGACAACTCTTACAAACTAATTGCTGAAGTATTCACATAAACATGATGATATTTATAAgattatattaatgtataacattttacatgttttaaagaatttaatcatacaataaataaaGATGTTTCAAATCATGTAATGATAAACATATTCATAACTTTAATATAGGTTCATTCCCCTGTGGGTTGGAGCAAGAGGTGTTGAATTCGACTGGAAATACGTCCAAATGTGCTTTGAATCCAACATCAATTTGGTATGATATTGGAAACCATTGATAAAGCAATTTAAATTAGCTGGAgccttttgaaataaattgttcACACTTAcatccaaacatatataaatcaaaattatttcatagtTTCCTACCGTGAGTTTTGATTTAGCACacaataaaatttgtttgcacaacTGCAGTGCAGAAGCTATGCCAAAAAAAGTCTTTTCATTCTGTTTTGAGATATAgtgaaaagtacatgtattgccaATATTATGTTGAGCAATATGTATATTTGCCAAACAATACTTTTACGATGAAATCCAGTTTTTTGGTAAGTtctccgttttttttttttaacttctagGTACATCACATCACAACAGCCATGTTGGTATGGTTACGTAGCAGACACGACCTTCAGAAGTCCTTCATACCGATTGTTATGACCTTGCTGGCCCTCAGCTGTTACAGACCTCTCATTGTG
The nucleotide sequence above comes from Magallana gigas chromosome 2, xbMagGiga1.1, whole genome shotgun sequence. Encoded proteins:
- the LOC105335332 gene encoding protein Flattop homolog, with the protein product MSLHFSANQYDQAFDPHRLQNWEVPKQFRPRPRAFDGFTQIVANNRGHLLSGVKRSRESPWGNFVGTWDMPLNIPGNKMMNSTARTFHAQVRLERCKTDGDIIIKGKLKRPHVPDPLPIKADREADKGLEGVPPKPLDPITSCPLDPITASNLAVNGSRSGAKNPEPITRASPKLAPLSPSYRPKTPSLGAKTPIDWPRPASRVKSASPKIGSPEPELQQLTAARSPVNWPSPKSVEPEKVAA
- the LOC105335331 gene encoding BOS complex subunit TMEM147, with product MTLFHFGNCVALAYVPYAIVYKCSGLAEYSAFWKCVQAGAAYLFTQLCKMLVLATFFPSTEFSTGGVDVLGEFLKCTVDLADLVGIHLVMSKIAGKGQLKFMVAGLGWATAELLMTRFIPLWVGARGVEFDWKYVQMCFESNINLVHHITTAMLVWLRSRHDLQKSFIPIVMTLLALSCYRPLIVEILIHALGLGSWTLLTAKALFTTTVSVVGLQIFLGLSVQTANNHY